The following coding sequences lie in one Spartobacteria bacterium genomic window:
- a CDS encoding histidine kinase, with translation MMKTRLSTPAPVVIALGEVLIDFVALQSGVSLLEAGSFKKAAGGAPANVAVGLARMGIPCGFVGRVGSDPFGEFLAQTLQENGVDTSGISYDEKARTMLAFVSLTAGGERDFMFYRHPSADMLLSPEHINEALIRDAAIFHFGSISLSVEPCRDATLYALSIAKKHGRFVSYDPNLRPALWDSLDHAKREIMSAIPYADFMKINDDELEFLTGSKDLESGIKQFLDMGPSIVAVTLGPKGTCIATRSNMLTIPVVDVPVVDTTGAGDTFVAGFLSGLLPHIQNQTAGDLTPDDLMRITAYANTAAAITTMGRGAIPSMPTAEQIDELLNKSL, from the coding sequence ATGATGAAAACACGTTTGTCTACACCTGCACCGGTGGTCATTGCTTTAGGCGAGGTACTTATTGATTTTGTCGCACTTCAGTCGGGGGTTTCTCTTTTGGAGGCGGGGTCTTTTAAGAAGGCGGCGGGCGGGGCTCCGGCTAATGTGGCGGTGGGGCTGGCGCGAATGGGGATTCCGTGCGGCTTTGTCGGGCGGGTGGGCAGTGATCCTTTTGGCGAATTCCTGGCTCAGACGTTACAGGAAAACGGAGTGGATACGTCGGGGATCAGTTACGATGAAAAGGCGCGGACGATGCTGGCCTTTGTGTCTTTGACGGCGGGCGGGGAGCGTGATTTTATGTTTTATCGCCATCCTTCGGCCGACATGCTGCTGTCACCGGAGCATATTAATGAAGCGTTGATTCGAGATGCGGCTATCTTTCATTTTGGCTCCATTAGTCTCAGCGTGGAGCCTTGTCGTGATGCCACGCTTTATGCGCTGTCCATTGCAAAAAAACATGGGCGGTTTGTTTCTTATGATCCCAACCTGCGTCCGGCACTGTGGGACAGCCTGGATCATGCGAAACGTGAGATCATGTCGGCGATTCCCTATGCTGACTTTATGAAAATCAATGACGATGAACTGGAATTCCTCACGGGCAGCAAAGACCTTGAATCAGGAATAAAACAATTCCTCGATATGGGGCCATCGATTGTGGCGGTAACGCTGGGACCAAAGGGAACTTGTATTGCTACGCGATCGAACATGTTGACCATACCCGTCGTAGATGTTCCGGTCGTGGACACCACGGGCGCGGGCGACACGTTTGTGGCAGGATTTTTATCGGGCTTACTACCCCATATCCAGAACCAAACAGCGGGTGATCTGACCCCTGACGATCTGATGCGCATTACCGCATATGCCAATACGGCGGCGGCCATCACCACCATGGGACGCGGAGCCATTCCCAGCATGCCTACAGCAGAACAAATTGATGAATTACTGAATAAATCTCTCTGA
- a CDS encoding transposase produces the protein MRQKRIKRDHLAYYHCMSRIVGREMLLGTVEKEHMRRLIRRVEGFTGVHVLTYAVMTNHIHLLLEEPERDAVHSITDEELIRRLAYLYTEDALEEIRVRWAEWELAGLIEFVKEDKLRYLIRMHDISEFMKQVKQRFSCWYNRRMGRNGTLWDHRFKSVLVEDGLALRTMAAYIEMNPVRAGMVDDPKAYRFCGLGEAMGGTTAARRGIMTLAAGVDRLDDEVRSQEKTDAWVDASTVYWERILMYDEVRMNPNFAMLDRDMIPDKLRKRIKISNFERLQCRYRYFSDGQVIGSKEFVEDFFMQNTDYFGAKRKTGARKMRGGWGDMYTIRDLGHWC, from the coding sequence ATGAGACAGAAACGAATCAAAAGAGATCACCTGGCCTATTATCACTGCATGTCACGGATTGTTGGACGTGAGATGTTGTTGGGCACAGTCGAGAAAGAGCACATGCGTCGATTAATCCGGCGGGTGGAAGGGTTTACAGGCGTACATGTTTTGACCTATGCGGTGATGACAAATCATATTCATCTATTGTTGGAGGAACCGGAACGTGATGCCGTGCATTCGATTACGGATGAGGAGCTGATCCGGCGGCTGGCGTATCTTTATACTGAGGATGCGTTGGAGGAGATCCGGGTTCGGTGGGCGGAGTGGGAATTGGCGGGGCTTATAGAGTTTGTGAAGGAGGATAAACTGCGGTATCTGATACGAATGCATGACATTAGCGAGTTTATGAAGCAGGTAAAACAGCGATTTTCCTGTTGGTATAATCGGCGAATGGGGCGTAATGGAACGTTGTGGGATCATCGGTTTAAGAGTGTGCTGGTAGAAGACGGATTGGCTTTACGTACGATGGCGGCATATATTGAGATGAATCCGGTACGAGCAGGAATGGTGGATGATCCGAAGGCATATCGCTTTTGCGGGTTGGGCGAAGCGATGGGCGGAACCACTGCGGCTAGGCGGGGGATTATGACGCTGGCTGCGGGAGTGGATCGGCTCGATGATGAGGTGAGATCGCAGGAGAAGACGGATGCATGGGTCGATGCATCAACAGTTTATTGGGAGCGCATATTGATGTATGACGAGGTACGTATGAATCCAAATTTTGCGATGCTGGATAGGGATATGATTCCAGATAAGCTAAGAAAACGGATAAAGATATCGAATTTTGAGCGATTACAGTGTCGATATCGGTATTTTTCTGATGGTCAGGTGATTGGATCGAAGGAGTTTGTTGAGGATTTCTTTATGCAAAATACGGACTATTTCGGGGCAAAACGCAAAACTGGTGCCCGAAAAATGCGAGGCGGCTGGGGGGATATGTATACCATCCGCGATTTAGGGCACTGGTGCTGA